The Rhodopseudomonas palustris genome window below encodes:
- the apaG gene encoding Co2+/Mg2+ efflux protein ApaG, with amino-acid sequence MYRAITRQIEVTVEPNYLPERSSAENRQYFWSYTVVITNSGEETVQLRTRHWVITDASGRTQEVRGEGVVGEQPVLAPGERFEYTSGVPLPTASGFMAGRYQMESESGEKFDIDVPAFSLDSPEGKRTLN; translated from the coding sequence ATGTACCGCGCCATTACCCGCCAGATCGAGGTGACCGTCGAGCCGAACTATCTGCCGGAACGCTCCTCGGCGGAGAACCGGCAGTATTTCTGGTCCTACACCGTGGTCATCACCAATTCGGGCGAGGAGACCGTGCAGCTCCGCACCCGGCATTGGGTGATCACCGACGCCTCCGGCCGCACCCAGGAGGTGCGTGGCGAAGGCGTGGTCGGCGAACAGCCGGTGCTCGCCCCCGGCGAACGCTTCGAATACACCAGCGGCGTCCCCCTCCCCACCGCCTCCGGCTTCATGGCCGGCCGCTACCAGATGGAAAGCGAAAGCGGCGAGAAATTCGACATCGACGTCCCGGCGTTTTCGCTGGACAGCCCGGAGGGGAAACGGACGCTGAATTGA